In Lactuca sativa cultivar Salinas chromosome 5, Lsat_Salinas_v11, whole genome shotgun sequence, the DNA window TACCAAGCCCATATGAATCTTGAGTGGTGTAATCAGCTTGGATCGATAAAGTACCTTTTTAAGTATATTAACAAAGGTCTAGACAGTATCACCGCGTCTTTTTATGAcaccaaaaataacaaaaaacaacataaagAAAATAACGATCGTGATGAAATTGTTGAGTATTACAATTGTCGTTATATTTCTACTTGTGAGGCATGTTGGAGACTTTTTAGGTATGACATTCATTATAGAACACCACCTGTTGAAAGGTTGTCGTTTCACCTACAAGACAAACAACCTATTGTGTTTAAACCATCCCAACGTGTTACTAATGTTGTTTCTAAACCAACTATTGTTGCTTCTCAATTTTTGGCCTGGATGGAATGTAATATGTTTGGAATAAATCAGATAAAGTATGGACAAAAAGTAAAACAAAGATAAAGTCACTTGGCAGAATTAATCATGTGTCTCCTAAGTCTGGTGATGTTTATTACTTGTGCATTTTTCTCAACAAAGTAAAGGGTCCTATTTGCTATGAAGATATTAGAACAGTTAACAGGGCCATTTATGACTCTTACAAAGATGTTTGTTACGCTATTGGTCTATTAGACGATGATAGTGGGTACATATCTTCTATACAAGAAACAAATCATTGGGTCACCGCTTCTTTCTATAGGTCTCTATTCGTTATGTTGATTACATCAGATAGTCTATCCCGGCCTCATCATGTTTTTAAAAAGACATATAATTGTCTTTCTGATGATGTCGTTCATGTTCGTGAACAAGAAATAAACGTGAAAGGTACATTTACACAAAAAAACATTCCCACTTTAATtgatattataaataaattatttcattactttttaatgttttaaggCTTGAGCTAAAACCGGAAGCAATTTACCACTTAACGTTGTCGTACATTGAGAAATCTTTATTGAGTTGTGGACTGAGTCTTAAGCAAATACCCAATATGCCATTACCTGATCACAAATATATTCAAGATTCTTGCAATATGTTAATTCAAGATGAGCTTAATTATGATCTGTCTAGTCTTGAATCTGAACATCAACAACTGCATTCAAAATTAAATGTCGAGAAAAAAATGTTTATGATATAATTATGAATGCAGCTAACAACAAATAAAGGTGGTGTATTTTTCCACTATGGTTATGGAGGAAAATGAAAAACATTTGTTTGGAAGACATGGTCTGCTGCTATTAGATCTAAAGGTGAAGTAGTTATTAATGTTGCTTCAAGCGGAATTGCAGCACTCTTGCTTTCTGGTGGTAGGACAGCGCATTCAAGATTTCATATACCAATTAACTTGAATGAGAATTTGTTTTGTTCTATTACGCCAGGTAACGATGTAGCTGCCTTGTTGAACAAAGCGAGCCTTATAATTTGGGACGAAGCCCCGATGATGCATCATCATTGTTTCAAAGTAGTTGATAGGACACTTAGAGATATTATCCTTCCATTAGACAATGATAAACCATTTGGAGGAAAGACCATTGTATTTGGAGGCGACTTTCGACAAATTCTTCCAGTAATACAAAGACGAAATCATTCAGATATTGTGCAGGTATCATTGCATTCATCAAGATTATGGCATGAATGTATAGTTTTACGTTTGACTGTAAACATGAGGCTTCAGGTCGGTTGTCCAAACAATGATTTCGAAGAGACAAAATCATTTGTTGATTGGATTCTTAAAATTGGTGAAGATACTATCGATGGTCCTAATGACGGTGAAGTTGAAGTTGAATTTCCAGAAGATGCGATCGTTCCCTCTATGGGTGACCATATTCATTCAATTGTATCCTGCATTTATTCATCCTTTCAGAACCATCTTGATGATCCATTGTATTTTCAAGATAAAGCTATTTTGGTCCTTACTAATGAAGAAGTTGATGCTATCAACGACTACATGTTAGAATTGATGAAAGATGAAGGGAAAACATATCTGAGTTCAGATTCCTTATGATCGAGGCAGAAGATTCTTTGAGGAATCAGTATACTCTCTAGATGTGCTGAATGCTTTTAAGGCCTCCGGAATTCCCAACCATaaacttatactaaaaaaatGTGTTCCAGTCATGTTGCTTCGTAATATCGACCAAACCAGAGGACTATGCAATGGTACTAGATTACAAATCGTAAGGCTTGGAAGACACGTCATTGAAGCATGAATCATATCTAGTAGATCTTTCAACGAGACTACTTATATACCTCGCATGAAGTTGACCCCATCCGATAAAAAAATTCCATTATGTTTTCAACGTAGGCAATTCTGAATAGCAGTTTGTTTCACTATGACCATTAACAAAAGTCAAGGACAGTCATtatcaaatgttggattatacttgtataGACTTGTCTTCACCCATGGTCAGTTATATGTAGTTTTTTCTCGTGTAACAATAAAAAAGGTTTGAAGGTACTTATATGTGACGAGGAAGATcattcaactaataaaacaaaaaacgtTGTCTATAAAGAGGTCCTGCAACGTTTATAGATATTTATCGATTTTAGTGTTTCTTTTTTACATTTCAATAataactcgttgagtagagtcaCGATGTGCCACGTGGATcaatgatctactcgacgagtccgagagcCAACTCGCTGAGTAAACGTTGtgaagagaaaccctaaatccccgggtttggtgCCTATacaagggcacttatagcctcatctATGGCTCATCAGCTGCTTGCCttcactgagagaaaccctaatttccctttGAGCTAATAGAGAGAGTGTGTGAGCTTATATTGAGTATCTTGGTGCATTtttggaagagaagagaaggatttCAAGCAAGGAACGAGAGGACACTGTTAGATCTGTTGCTATTCATCCAAGAGCTTCAgtaaaaggtataaagtttgtacctttCTCATTGGTTTGGGTAGATCTCATATTATTGGAGTTTAGGGCTTCTTTTCTATCTTATTTTGGgactttgagtgtatt includes these proteins:
- the LOC111885033 gene encoding uncharacterized protein LOC111885033, with the protein product MVENDRLNYIWFNQPALRVAPYGDLAEAAQEGTEDASAMGNCIIILSSFTGGNHYMQHNYLDAMTLVKLFGYPDLFLTITCNPKWPEVIRFVESENLKPEDRPDVLTRIFKIKLDSLITRLREENFLGEVDGVSKNGSSTLSHMPIFRKKKSKLPNPKDIDCVIFAKLPDKELEPDFLPKTQQRKQCRENGVSLDNRYVVPYNKILLKLYQAHMNLEWCNQLGSIKYLFKYINKGLDSITASFYDTKNNKKQHKENNDRDEIVEYYNCRYISTCEACWRLFRYDIHYRTPPVERLSFHLQDKQPIVFKPSQRVTNVVSKPTIVASQFLAWMECNMFGINQIKYGQKGPICYEDIRTVNRAIYDSYKDVCYAIGLLDDDSGYISSIQETNHWVTASFYRSLFVMLITSDSLSRPHHVFKKTYNCLSDDVVHVREQEINVKGNDVAALLNKASLIIWDEAPMMHHHCFKVVDRTLRDIILPLDNDKPFGGKTIVFGGDFRQILPVIQRRNHSDIVQVSLHSSRLWHECIVLRLTVNMRLQVGCPNNDFEETKSFVDWILKIGEDTIDGPNDGEVEVEFPEDAIVPSMGDHIHSIVSCIYSSFQNHLDDPLYFQDKAILVLTNEEVDAINDYMLELMKDEGKTYLSSDSL